The Cottoperca gobio chromosome 5, fCotGob3.1, whole genome shotgun sequence region ACACTTAGGGGGCTAGAAGTGAAACATTCTGCCTGTATGCACTTAGATCTGCCTGATAGATCattttcaaaccaacagacacTTAGTTCTGACATCCTATACTGATACATATTCGCTTCAATATTGCACGATTCACAGTATCAAAAGCATTAGATGAGTTGATGTCTAAGGAttcaatataataatgtattactaTCGGATAAAACAGTTGTATTCAAGTATAAATGTTGCTCACGTGAACACTTAAGTCTTTTCCAAACCTTTTTTCAGTAAACCAAAGTAACTACATTTGAGCTTTATGTGAGGTTTGATTTGAGgtgttttttgtgtgatttgttttccTCACCATTTTCAGCATAATGAGCAGCTGACCGTAGCAGAAGACAATGGTGGAGAAGGGAACAgcgaagcagaagcagaagagaaaCATCACGTAGGAttcattgttgtatttgttgtttgtggtgTACCAGTCTGGACCACAGGAGCACTGCAGGCCTTCCGGGATATACCTGGAGAGATATTAATGGTGAGCATTGAGTGTACGTCCTAGCTTCCcagtttttaaatgagtttcaGCATGTAGGTTGGTTTCTGGTGCGTACCTGCTCCATCCGCACAGTGGAGGAACTGCAGCACACAGGGCAAACACCCAGGTGAATGCGCAGCAAGCTATAGCATGGTCGGGCTTGAAAATAAAGTTACCAAGTGGCTTGCAGATGACCAGCCATCTTTCAAACGCTATCACAGCAAGAGACCACAAGCTTACCATACCTGGAATGACAGGGAcagacaattaaaaaacattatagaTAAGTCCAGTAATAGACAGGCTTGATCAAATGGAATTACTTTATTGTTTCAAAACTACAGCTCAAATCTTACCACCAAGCGTTGCCAGAAAACCTTCAACTTTGCATCCTAGTGGTCccaatataaaatatttgactCCAAAGGAGTAGCATGCAGTTGAGGAGCCCACACAGGACACAAGAAGGTTTGCAATGGCCAAGTTCACCAGGATGTAGTTGAGGTGGGACCGGAGTTTTTTGTATTGGATAGTGCATCCAATGGTGAGGATGTTAATGCCAGTGCCAACCACGAATAGGACGAACATGAATGCTGCCATGGTGTAGAAGAGGCCCGAGCTCCCCAGATGGTCCTGAGGAACCAGGAAAGGACTGAGTGACGTGATGTTCTTGGTGTCCAGGGATATGGGTATCCAGAAGTCCTCTGGCAGCTCCATGTCACGATTAGCCCTCATTTTgccttatttatatatatatatgtatatatataaaacacaattgttATACCTCAAGTATTCTCCTAGCTTATGTTGTTGCTTTGCGTAGATCACATATATCAGATGACAAGTGAAGGTTTTAAAAGGCAGACACAaatgctgtgttgtgtgtgtctcttacGCTTCTATTTAATCTTTTGAGGAGGAGGTACCTTTATAAAGGATGTCACTCATCCCCATTAAAAAGT contains the following coding sequences:
- the LOC115008729 gene encoding blue-sensitive opsin-like — its product is MRANRDMELPEDFWIPISLDTKNITSLSPFLVPQDHLGSSGLFYTMAAFMFVLFVVGTGINILTIGCTIQYKKLRSHLNYILVNLAIANLLVSCVGSSTACYSFGVKYFILGPLGCKVEGFLATLGGMVSLWSLAVIAFERWLVICKPLGNFIFKPDHAIACCAFTWVFALCAAVPPLCGWSRYIPEGLQCSCGPDWYTTNNKYNNESYVMFLFCFCFAVPFSTIVFCYGQLLIMLKMAAKAQAESASTQKAEREVTRMVVLMVMGFLVCWLPYTSFALWIVNNRGQTFDLRMATIPSCFSKASTVYNPVIYIIFNKQFRTCMLSMLGMGGGGDEESSTSQSVTEVSKVGPA